In a single window of the Cucumis melo cultivar AY chromosome 11, USDA_Cmelo_AY_1.0, whole genome shotgun sequence genome:
- the LOC103498361 gene encoding putative gamma-glutamylcyclotransferase At3g02910, whose product MVAQAKQTVPTTFIFTYGTLKRGFWNHTLLQDLMRTGDASFVGSYRTRERFPLVCGPFQVPFLINSPGSGHIVEGEVYAVTKGGLGRTDELEGLSRGHYVRLPIDVEASEGGGVVAAEAYYAHPSYAMELWKKKKEMGGVISSYSEKEAKGYVKRKDRPQHLTFLDHISLFLSSSSD is encoded by the coding sequence ATGGTTGCCCAAGCCAAACAAACGGTTCCTACGACTTTCATCTTCACCTACGGTACTCTCAAACGCGGATTCTGGAACCATACGTTATTGCAAGACCTGATGCGAACAGGAGACGCTTCTTTCGTCGGAAGTTACCGGACGAGGGAGAGGTTTCCGCTCGTTTGCGGACCCTTTCAAGTCCCGTTTCTGATAAACTCGCCTGGTTCTGGTCACATAGTTGAAGGCGAGGTTTATGCGGTAACGAAGGGAGGATTAGGGAGAACGGATGAACTGGAAGGATTGAGCCGCGGACACTACGTCCGGCTCCCGATTGATGTGGAAGCATCGGAGGGCGGAGGTGTAGTAGCGGCGGAGGCGTATTATGCACATCCGAGTTACGCGATGGAGctatggaagaagaagaaggaaatggGTGGAGTGATAAGTTCGTATTCGGAGAAAGAAGCGAAAGGTTATGTGAAACGTAAAGATAGGCCTCAACATTTAACGTTCCTTGATCATATTAGTTTGTTTCTTTCATCTTCATCTGATTAg